A region of Lentimicrobiaceae bacterium DNA encodes the following proteins:
- a CDS encoding 3'-5' exonuclease produces MPYLVVDLEMSGPEPGYHEIIQIGAVLLNDNWAELGTFLSNVYPENQEAFTASAEKVHGLSLDELQEAPMIYEVLEDFEKWIRKMLKRQSGDLRDLVICGQSVIFDVNFLKFAYSGENLDWPFSNKLIDLHTIAYYTFKILEANGKSVPRSLSLKSISAWFGFEREGTTHNALEDSQLTMLCLQKFFQMAARFKVTEL; encoded by the coding sequence ATGCCATATTTGGTTGTTGACCTTGAAATGAGCGGCCCCGAGCCGGGCTATCACGAAATTATCCAGATTGGAGCTGTTCTGCTCAACGATAACTGGGCCGAGCTGGGCACCTTTCTCAGCAATGTTTATCCTGAAAATCAGGAAGCTTTTACGGCTTCAGCTGAAAAAGTACACGGCCTTTCACTCGATGAACTTCAGGAAGCGCCCATGATTTACGAAGTACTTGAAGATTTTGAAAAATGGATTCGCAAAATGCTGAAGAGGCAGAGCGGCGATTTGCGCGACCTCGTTATTTGCGGTCAGAGCGTCATTTTTGATGTAAACTTCCTCAAGTTTGCCTACAGTGGTGAAAACCTCGACTGGCCATTCAGCAACAAGCTTATCGACCTGCACACCATTGCTTATTATACATTCAAAATTCTGGAGGCCAATGGAAAAAGTGTACCCCGTTCGCTCAGTTTGAAATCCATCTCGGCCTGGTTTGGCTTTGAACGCGAAGGCACAACGCATAATGCGCTGGAAGACTCACAACTGACCATGCTGTGCCTGCAGAAATTTTTTCAGATGGCAGCCCGGTTTAAGGTCACAGAGTTGTAA
- a CDS encoding alanine/ornithine racemase family PLP-dependent enzyme, with amino-acid sequence MAYITLDRAKLKDNFNYLNKLFSHEGIMWAAVSKMLCGNRLFLQELINLGVKQLCDSRITNLRAIKKMSEEIETIYIKPPPARSIPELVKYADISFNTGLKTMKLISAEAVKQQKIHKVVIMIEMGELREGVMREDLIEFYEQVFTLPNIEIVGIGTNLNCLYGILPNHDKLIQLSLYKQLIEARFNKKIPYVSGGSSVSIPLIFEKLLPKGVNHFRVGETLFLGTDVYHDTTIPEMHNDVFRLFAEIIELIEKPTVPMGEMGTNVEGHSFDFSNDEVGKTSFRAILDLGLLDVESEHLKPVDKEIEFVGSSSDMIVIDLGKNEQKYKTGDLVEFQLDYMGTLRIMNSRYIEKRLS; translated from the coding sequence ATGGCATATATTACGCTCGACAGAGCAAAACTTAAAGACAATTTTAACTATCTTAACAAGCTGTTCAGTCATGAAGGGATAATGTGGGCAGCAGTTTCAAAGATGCTATGCGGCAACCGCCTCTTTCTGCAGGAATTAATCAACCTAGGCGTCAAGCAACTATGCGATTCGCGCATTACTAACCTGCGGGCCATCAAAAAAATGTCGGAAGAAATAGAAACTATTTACATAAAGCCACCTCCAGCCAGGTCGATACCCGAACTGGTTAAATATGCAGATATCAGTTTCAACACAGGACTTAAAACCATGAAGCTGATTTCGGCGGAGGCCGTTAAGCAGCAGAAGATTCATAAAGTAGTGATTATGATTGAGATGGGCGAGCTACGCGAAGGCGTTATGCGCGAAGATTTGATTGAATTTTATGAACAGGTTTTTACTTTACCCAATATCGAAATTGTGGGCATTGGCACCAATCTCAACTGCCTTTACGGAATACTGCCCAACCACGACAAGCTCATACAGCTCAGCCTCTACAAACAATTGATTGAAGCAAGATTTAACAAAAAAATACCTTATGTTTCAGGCGGTTCGTCAGTTTCTATCCCCCTGATATTTGAGAAACTGCTACCCAAAGGGGTTAATCATTTCAGGGTAGGCGAAACCCTTTTCCTGGGAACTGATGTTTACCACGATACAACCATCCCCGAAATGCACAATGATGTATTCAGGCTTTTTGCCGAAATTATTGAACTGATTGAAAAACCGACTGTCCCCATGGGCGAGATGGGCACCAATGTCGAAGGACATTCATTTGATTTCAGCAACGACGAGGTTGGCAAAACTTCGTTCAGGGCCATTCTTGACCTCGGCCTGCTCGACGTGGAAAGTGAACACCTGAAACCGGTAGACAAAGAAATTGAGTTTGTGGGCTCCAGTTCCGATATGATTGTCATTGATTTGGGCAAAAATGAGCAAAAATACAAGACGGGCGACTTGGTTGAATTTCAGCTCGATTACATGGGTACGCTCCGCATTATGAACTCCCGCTATATCGAAAAAAGGCTATCCTGA